The following proteins come from a genomic window of Corallococcus sp. NCRR:
- a CDS encoding non-ribosomal peptide synthetase: protein MALPSTLRLPPTAEISFGSTVLKQPELLRRAARVARRLRAEWNVRPGDRVGLMVVPGPEVIPAILGIWMAGAAYVPLDPFLPDERLLRILRDAGLRGVVTQRMHRVSVGLLETWLGSPLPFLEADAAAVDEEEDGEVPDVIDAPLERPAYLIYTSGSTGEPKGVVCTFRGLSNLVHGVGPLLGLGPDTRHLQFASINFDASVWEVFPTLFAGGAVVQGTREDLLPGRRMAEYLRQQRVTHLCLPPSVLGQLGPHVDTLPDVACVVMAGERCPAPLAERWHASGRRVFNAYGPTEGTVCATAYRVKGGESPVPIGQALPGVRLRVVGPDGQDAAVGATGEVWIGGEGVAEGYRNQPERTQERFPTDAGGARWYRTGDEAVRRADGALVFLGRMDQQVKLRGFRIELEAIEQALYAYPGVAQAAVTVFEHTDAQGQTTGLLVAYHSVQEGHTVPLEALRAHLGVVLPDYMVPHRFVELPRLPLMPHLGKVDRAALPPPADWVGATASDSRAAPATSTTPPATPIDRLCRAFERGLRAAPGTVTANTHFFQAGGDSLGVAHVLAQVEEDFGVSLPSRRVYSHPTPALLLPFCEAGAAPAEAGPQGVRATLLTDARSAGLPRLTAPVPVTQPPRTLLLTGATGFLGIHLLAALASRVERIHCLVRARDDAEAGARLRATARKYGVHLPWRDGRIQAVAGDITRTRLGLEASVHDALALQCDAVVHSAASISYILPYADAGRPNVAGTQQVLAFCAHGRAKPLHHVSSLSVHGAVGTLLGLEEVDEDFALERSLDLMVYENGYTRAKWVAERLAVDARDSGLPVSIYRPGFIQGHSRTGIGNADDMLCRLLVGNAQLGMSPDLPDKYWLPVPVDYVASATAHLVLTQAPGGTYNLAPEREQEPSHNALFDMLGEHGHPVRRVAPAVWLRELGRVGPDNALFPLVAFLREKVYHGTRTVLELHHRTPRVRTDHTRAALAGTDILCPDIDSALLRRYVKDLFARHRCAALAA from the coding sequence ATGGCCCTCCCGTCCACGCTGCGTCTTCCCCCGACCGCGGAAATCTCCTTCGGGTCCACGGTGCTGAAGCAGCCGGAGCTGCTGCGCCGGGCGGCCCGGGTGGCGCGACGGCTGCGGGCAGAATGGAACGTGCGGCCGGGCGACCGCGTGGGGTTGATGGTGGTGCCCGGGCCGGAGGTCATCCCGGCCATCCTGGGCATCTGGATGGCGGGGGCGGCCTACGTGCCGTTGGACCCGTTCCTCCCCGACGAGCGGCTGCTGCGCATCCTGCGCGACGCGGGCCTGCGCGGCGTCGTCACGCAGCGCATGCACCGCGTCTCCGTGGGGCTCCTGGAGACGTGGCTGGGCTCTCCCCTGCCCTTCCTGGAGGCGGACGCGGCGGCGGTGGACGAGGAGGAGGACGGCGAGGTCCCGGACGTCATCGACGCGCCGTTGGAGCGGCCCGCCTACCTCATCTACACCTCCGGCAGCACGGGTGAGCCCAAGGGCGTGGTGTGCACGTTCCGGGGGCTTTCGAACCTGGTGCACGGCGTGGGGCCGCTCTTGGGCCTGGGGCCGGACACGCGGCACCTCCAGTTCGCCAGCATCAACTTCGACGCGTCCGTCTGGGAGGTGTTCCCCACGCTGTTCGCGGGGGGCGCCGTGGTGCAGGGCACGCGTGAGGACCTGCTGCCCGGCCGGCGCATGGCGGAGTACCTGCGCCAGCAGCGCGTGACGCACCTGTGCCTGCCGCCGTCCGTGCTGGGGCAGTTGGGGCCGCACGTGGACACGCTGCCGGACGTGGCGTGCGTGGTGATGGCGGGCGAGCGCTGCCCGGCGCCGCTCGCGGAGCGGTGGCACGCGTCCGGCCGCCGCGTCTTCAACGCCTATGGCCCCACGGAGGGGACGGTCTGCGCGACCGCGTACCGGGTGAAGGGCGGCGAGTCGCCCGTGCCCATTGGCCAGGCGCTGCCGGGCGTGCGCCTGCGCGTGGTGGGGCCGGACGGCCAGGACGCCGCGGTGGGCGCGACGGGCGAGGTCTGGATTGGCGGCGAGGGCGTGGCGGAGGGCTACCGCAACCAGCCCGAGCGCACCCAGGAGCGCTTCCCCACGGACGCCGGGGGCGCCCGGTGGTACCGCACCGGGGACGAGGCCGTGCGCCGCGCGGATGGGGCGCTGGTGTTCCTGGGCCGGATGGATCAGCAGGTGAAGCTGCGCGGCTTCCGCATCGAGCTGGAGGCCATCGAGCAGGCGCTGTACGCGTACCCGGGCGTCGCGCAGGCGGCGGTGACGGTGTTCGAGCACACGGACGCGCAGGGCCAGACGACGGGCCTGCTGGTGGCGTACCACAGCGTGCAGGAGGGCCACACGGTGCCGCTGGAGGCGCTGCGCGCGCACCTGGGCGTCGTGCTGCCGGACTACATGGTGCCGCACCGCTTCGTGGAGCTGCCGCGCCTGCCGCTCATGCCCCACCTGGGCAAGGTGGACCGCGCGGCGCTGCCGCCCCCGGCGGACTGGGTGGGCGCCACCGCGTCGGATTCGCGCGCCGCTCCCGCGACGTCCACCACCCCGCCCGCGACGCCCATCGACCGGCTGTGCCGCGCCTTCGAGCGGGGCCTGCGCGCGGCCCCGGGCACCGTCACGGCGAACACGCACTTCTTCCAGGCGGGCGGTGACTCGCTGGGCGTGGCGCACGTGCTGGCCCAGGTGGAGGAGGACTTCGGCGTGTCGCTGCCGTCGCGCCGCGTGTACTCGCACCCCACGCCCGCGCTGCTGCTGCCCTTCTGCGAGGCCGGCGCGGCCCCGGCGGAGGCGGGCCCCCAGGGCGTGCGCGCCACGCTGCTGACCGACGCGCGGTCCGCTGGCCTGCCCCGGCTCACGGCTCCCGTGCCCGTCACGCAGCCGCCGCGCACGCTGCTGCTCACGGGAGCGACGGGTTTTTTGGGCATCCACCTGCTGGCCGCGCTGGCGTCCCGCGTGGAGCGCATCCACTGCCTGGTGCGGGCGCGCGACGACGCGGAGGCCGGCGCGCGGCTTCGCGCCACCGCGCGCAAGTACGGCGTGCACCTGCCCTGGCGCGACGGGCGCATCCAGGCGGTGGCGGGCGACATCACCCGGACGCGGCTGGGGCTGGAGGCGTCCGTGCATGACGCCCTGGCGCTCCAGTGCGACGCGGTGGTGCATTCGGCCGCGAGCATCAGCTACATCCTGCCGTACGCGGACGCGGGGAGGCCCAACGTCGCCGGCACGCAGCAGGTGCTGGCCTTCTGCGCGCACGGCCGCGCCAAGCCCCTGCACCACGTGTCCTCGCTCAGCGTCCACGGCGCGGTGGGCACGCTGCTGGGCCTGGAGGAGGTGGACGAGGACTTCGCGCTGGAGCGCTCGCTGGACCTGATGGTCTACGAGAACGGCTACACGCGGGCCAAGTGGGTCGCGGAGCGGCTCGCCGTGGACGCGCGCGACAGCGGCCTGCCGGTCAGCATCTACCGGCCGGGCTTCATCCAGGGCCACAGCCGCACGGGCATCGGCAACGCGGACGACATGCTGTGCCGGCTGCTGGTGGGCAACGCGCAGCTGGGCATGTCGCCGGACCTGCCGGACAAGTACTGGCTGCCGGTGCCGGTGGACTACGTGGCCAGCGCCACCGCGCACCTGGTGCTCACCCAGGCCCCGGGCGGCACGTACAACCTAGCGCCGGAGCGCGAGCAGGAGCCTTCCCACAACGCCCTCTTCGACATGCTGGGCGAGCACGGGCACCCGGTGCGCCGCGTGGCGCCGGCGGTGTGGCTGCGCGAGCTGGGACGGGTGGGGCCGGACAACGCCCTCTTCCCGCTGGTCGCGTTCCTGCGGGAGAAGGTCTACCACGGCACCCGCACGGTGCTGGAGCTGCACCACCGCACGCCGCGCGTGCGCACGGACCACACCCGCGCCGCGCTGGCGGGCACGGACATCCTGTGCCCGGACATCGACTCGGCCCTGCTGCGCCGCTACGTGAAGGACCTCTTCGCGCGCCACCGCTGCGCGGCCCTCGCCGCGTGA
- a CDS encoding endonuclease/exonuclease/phosphatase family protein, whose protein sequence is MKMPEVLEHLPAVGHLLGRKPGGQEDILPKRDPTLTLPDFQAVPLPSSERRLGDGRTFIVHHPSPRAPRGPGLTVMSYNILMGGERQEALLEYFTQLEAQDRMPDVIGLQEAGVPMSVLLASRFGFHLAYQGSDGDDGTRLVNGKAWLSRHPIVDAAHFTYVLTDAERNDAIARQGYAGELVEDRGVLWLKLQVEGRPLYLYNLHHALGDSAINALNLRQLNALLRRREGVPAVVLGDFNANTAIKRGGSWLVAHLLHPKQDNDTDTIEEFRQRYGDDMHNVTVGDRGVGNIADPRLRHELHMMEQELPETVCHATTVRVRLADHSLTTPHHARQELSSGQIPKHSPAWWRLQDIADCATLTSHPDSHGVVHATGKRFDNFYATRSLIPVLFEVDRSTESSDHQPVVAHYRFDDGQGKFPPHH, encoded by the coding sequence ATGAAGATGCCCGAAGTGCTGGAACACCTGCCCGCCGTAGGACACCTGCTCGGACGCAAGCCGGGCGGGCAGGAGGACATCTTGCCGAAGCGTGACCCCACCCTGACCCTGCCGGACTTCCAGGCCGTGCCGCTGCCTTCGAGCGAGCGCCGGCTGGGAGACGGCCGCACCTTCATCGTGCACCACCCCTCGCCGCGCGCGCCCCGGGGGCCGGGCCTCACGGTGATGAGCTACAACATCCTCATGGGCGGCGAGCGCCAGGAGGCGCTGCTGGAGTACTTCACCCAGCTGGAGGCCCAGGACCGCATGCCGGATGTCATCGGCCTGCAGGAGGCGGGCGTGCCCATGTCGGTGCTGCTCGCGTCCCGCTTCGGCTTCCACCTGGCGTACCAGGGCAGCGACGGCGACGACGGCACCCGGCTGGTGAACGGCAAGGCGTGGCTCAGCCGCCACCCCATCGTGGACGCCGCGCACTTCACCTACGTCCTCACCGACGCCGAGCGCAATGACGCCATCGCGCGCCAGGGCTACGCGGGAGAGCTGGTGGAGGACCGGGGCGTGCTGTGGCTGAAGCTCCAGGTGGAGGGCCGCCCGCTCTACCTCTACAACCTGCACCACGCGCTGGGGGACTCGGCCATCAACGCCCTCAACCTGCGCCAGCTCAACGCGCTCCTGCGCCGCCGTGAAGGCGTCCCCGCCGTCGTGCTGGGCGACTTCAACGCCAACACCGCCATCAAGCGGGGCGGCTCCTGGCTGGTGGCGCACCTGCTGCACCCGAAGCAGGACAACGACACGGACACCATCGAGGAGTTCCGTCAGCGCTACGGCGACGACATGCACAACGTCACCGTGGGCGACCGCGGCGTGGGCAACATCGCGGATCCGCGCCTGCGCCACGAACTGCACATGATGGAGCAGGAGCTGCCGGAGACGGTGTGCCACGCGACGACGGTGCGCGTGCGGCTGGCGGACCACTCGCTGACGACGCCGCACCATGCCCGTCAGGAGCTGAGCTCCGGCCAGATTCCCAAGCACAGCCCCGCGTGGTGGCGCCTGCAGGACATCGCGGATTGCGCCACGCTCACCTCGCACCCGGACAGCCACGGCGTGGTGCACGCCACGGGCAAGCGCTTCGACAACTTTTATGCGACGCGCTCGCTGATTCCGGTCCTCTTCGAGGTGGACCGCTCCACCGAGTCCTCGGACCACCAGCCGGTGGTGGCCCACTACCGCTTCGACGACGGACAGGGGAAGTTCCCGCCGCACCACTGA
- a CDS encoding XdhC family protein has translation MKELDDLLRACGRASGPMVLATVVAVSGSSYRRPGARMLMGADGWLAGGVSGGCLEGDLVRKAFFWTSDGPRVLRYDTTGDAAEDEGGLSFALGCNGVVDILLERWAPGPGDALGFAAEARKQSLRAVVATVYRGPADAVGARLMLREDGVSEGNLTGALLEPVRAAATEALVRGVPWSGACGGAEVLVEVVEPAPPVVVFGGGFDVAPVVARAQGLGWHLTVVADRPVEMLRRRFPGAQAHVASRSSEVLDKVPLSARSVVLVMTHSLPQDRELLERLVPLPVRYLGVLGPRARTERILRELARPPTAAQLEKLHAPMGLDLGAEGADEIALSIIAEVQAVLAGRDGGRLRERQAPIHADAIAPERRSA, from the coding sequence ATGAAGGAACTCGATGACCTGCTGCGGGCATGCGGGCGTGCCTCCGGTCCGATGGTGTTGGCGACGGTGGTGGCGGTGTCCGGTTCGTCGTACCGGCGCCCGGGCGCACGCATGTTGATGGGCGCGGACGGCTGGCTCGCGGGCGGGGTGAGCGGCGGGTGTCTGGAGGGAGACCTCGTGCGCAAGGCCTTCTTCTGGACGTCGGACGGGCCGCGCGTGCTGCGCTACGACACCACCGGCGACGCGGCGGAGGACGAGGGCGGCCTGTCGTTCGCGCTCGGGTGCAACGGCGTGGTGGACATCCTGCTGGAGCGCTGGGCGCCCGGCCCGGGTGATGCCCTCGGCTTCGCGGCCGAGGCGCGCAAGCAGTCGCTGCGCGCGGTGGTGGCCACCGTGTACCGGGGCCCCGCGGACGCGGTGGGTGCGCGGCTGATGCTGCGCGAGGACGGCGTGTCGGAGGGGAACCTCACCGGCGCATTGCTCGAGCCGGTGCGCGCGGCGGCGACGGAAGCGCTGGTGCGCGGCGTGCCCTGGAGCGGCGCGTGCGGGGGCGCGGAGGTGCTGGTGGAGGTGGTGGAGCCGGCGCCGCCGGTGGTGGTGTTCGGCGGCGGCTTCGACGTCGCGCCGGTGGTGGCGCGCGCGCAGGGGCTGGGGTGGCACCTCACGGTCGTGGCGGACCGGCCCGTGGAGATGCTGCGCCGCAGGTTCCCGGGGGCCCAGGCGCACGTCGCGTCGCGGTCCAGCGAGGTGCTGGACAAGGTGCCGCTGTCCGCGCGCAGCGTGGTGCTGGTGATGACGCACAGCCTGCCGCAGGACCGGGAGCTGCTGGAGCGGCTGGTGCCGCTGCCGGTGCGTTACCTGGGCGTGCTCGGGCCTCGCGCGAGGACGGAGCGCATCCTGCGGGAGCTGGCGCGTCCGCCCACCGCCGCGCAGTTGGAGAAGCTGCACGCGCCCATGGGGTTGGACCTGGGCGCGGAGGGCGCGGACGAGATCGCCCTGTCCATCATCGCGGAGGTGCAGGCGGTGCTGGCCGGACGCGACGGAGGCCGGCTGCGCGAGCGGCAGGCCCCCATCCACGCGGATGCCATCGCACCGGAGCGCAGGTCGGCGTGA
- a CDS encoding nucleotidyltransferase family protein — MTVAIVLLAAGGSSRLGQPKQLLRHEGTSLVRRAAERALAASPVVAVVLGARRDDVALELDGLSVRCVDNPDWALGQGSSLHAGLRALPPDVDGAVLMLCDQLRVDAAHLRSLIATFERTRAPIVASAYAGTRGVPALFSRALFSELEALPPTGGARGLIARDPSRVVEVPLPGGEEDVDTAEDALRLTRPGRGG; from the coding sequence ATGACCGTCGCCATCGTGCTGCTCGCCGCGGGTGGCTCTTCGCGGCTGGGACAGCCCAAGCAGCTGTTGCGCCATGAAGGCACGTCGCTGGTGCGGCGCGCGGCGGAGCGGGCCCTGGCCGCGAGCCCGGTGGTGGCCGTGGTGCTTGGCGCTCGGCGTGACGACGTCGCCTTGGAGCTGGACGGGCTCTCCGTGCGGTGCGTGGACAATCCGGACTGGGCGCTGGGCCAGGGCTCCTCGTTGCACGCGGGCCTGCGGGCGCTTCCTCCGGACGTGGACGGCGCCGTCCTGATGCTGTGCGACCAGCTTCGCGTGGACGCGGCCCACCTGCGCTCGCTCATCGCCACCTTCGAACGCACGCGCGCGCCCATCGTCGCGTCCGCCTACGCGGGCACCCGGGGCGTCCCCGCCCTCTTCTCTCGCGCCCTCTTCTCCGAACTGGAGGCCCTTCCCCCCACGGGCGGCGCGCGTGGGCTCATCGCCCGCGACCCTTCGCGCGTCGTGGAGGTGCCGCTGCCCGGCGGGGAGGAGGACGTGGACACCGCCGAGGACGCCCTGCGCCTTACGCGCCCCGGACGCGGTGGGTGA
- the rpiA gene encoding ribose-5-phosphate isomerase RpiA produces the protein MTSDENVSASFKRAAAERAVDFIQPGMVVGLGTGSTAAYAVRRLGALLSAGTLKDVVGIPTSHATETLAASLGVPLTTLDVHPVVDLTIDGADEVAPDLSLIKGGGGALLREKVVAQASRREIIVVDAAKLSPRLGTKWPVPVEVLPFGWRSQALFLESLGARVVARLALDGAPYHTDQGNVVLDCDFGPISDPASLATKLEARAGVMAHGLFLNLTTDLLVAGPEGITHRVRGA, from the coding sequence ATGACTTCCGACGAGAATGTTTCGGCTTCCTTCAAGCGCGCGGCGGCGGAGCGCGCGGTGGACTTCATCCAGCCGGGCATGGTGGTGGGGCTGGGCACGGGCAGCACGGCCGCGTACGCGGTGCGGCGGTTGGGCGCGCTGCTCTCCGCCGGGACGTTGAAGGACGTGGTGGGCATCCCCACGTCGCACGCGACCGAGACCCTGGCCGCGTCGCTGGGTGTACCGCTCACCACGCTGGACGTGCACCCGGTGGTGGACCTCACCATCGACGGCGCGGACGAGGTGGCGCCGGACCTGTCGCTCATCAAGGGCGGGGGTGGGGCGCTCCTGCGCGAGAAGGTGGTGGCGCAGGCCAGCCGCCGGGAAATCATCGTCGTGGACGCGGCCAAGCTGTCACCCCGGCTGGGCACGAAGTGGCCGGTGCCGGTGGAGGTGCTGCCCTTCGGTTGGCGCTCGCAGGCGCTGTTCCTGGAGTCGCTGGGCGCGCGCGTGGTGGCGCGGCTCGCGCTGGACGGGGCGCCGTACCACACGGATCAGGGCAACGTGGTGTTGGACTGCGACTTCGGTCCCATCAGCGATCCGGCGTCGCTGGCCACGAAGCTGGAGGCGCGCGCCGGGGTGATGGCGCACGGCCTGTTCCTGAACCTGACCACCGACCTGCTGGTGGCCGGGCCCGAGGGAATCACCCACCGCGTCCGGGGCGCGTAA
- a CDS encoding AI-2E family transporter yields MKASRKGLPVYVPPRTVWSVGAQVVLLVLLGSAMRSLGPVLTLLAAALLLGLAAEPVVRRLQSWGLRRGLGVALIALTLLGVIGLLILTLVPLLVEQLQHLVEAAPVFLTELTQAPWVRKLDEHFGVLSHPQDAFNVEPGILARPLITVLSSTVELLGAGVTVLALAVFGLLFGHDLYASILGWVRPRSRPRVRRVVGRMREAVGNYLVGTLLIVSVGGAFTAGMSLALGVPYFLPLGLVAMVLGLIPYIGSVITALLVSVTTLASVGSKRALLALALFMIYQQFEAHLLSPLVQRRAIKMNPLLISLVALVGGTVAGLLGVILAVPAAAAGQVLLTEVQRERRKMWKRERRQAAALPSGLGNADEALLAGPLAPPRSEARRAPPADSGHPGTPH; encoded by the coding sequence ATGAAGGCTTCGCGCAAGGGACTCCCGGTCTACGTGCCGCCCCGGACGGTGTGGTCGGTCGGTGCCCAGGTGGTGTTGCTCGTGCTGCTGGGCTCGGCGATGCGGAGCCTGGGGCCCGTGCTCACGCTGCTGGCGGCGGCGCTGCTGCTGGGACTGGCGGCGGAGCCGGTCGTCCGCCGGTTGCAGTCGTGGGGGCTGCGCCGGGGGCTGGGCGTGGCGCTCATCGCGCTGACGCTGTTGGGAGTCATCGGCCTGCTCATCCTCACGTTGGTGCCGCTGCTCGTGGAGCAGCTCCAGCACCTGGTGGAGGCGGCGCCGGTCTTCCTCACGGAGCTGACCCAGGCCCCGTGGGTGCGCAAGCTGGACGAGCACTTCGGCGTGCTGTCGCATCCGCAGGACGCGTTCAACGTGGAGCCCGGCATCCTGGCCAGGCCGCTCATCACCGTGCTGTCGTCCACGGTGGAGCTGCTGGGCGCGGGCGTCACCGTGTTGGCGCTGGCCGTGTTCGGCCTGCTCTTCGGGCACGACCTCTACGCGAGCATCCTGGGCTGGGTGCGTCCGCGCAGCCGTCCCCGCGTGCGCCGCGTGGTGGGCCGGATGCGCGAGGCGGTGGGCAACTACCTCGTCGGCACGCTGCTCATCGTCTCCGTGGGTGGCGCGTTCACGGCGGGCATGTCGCTGGCGCTGGGTGTGCCGTACTTCCTGCCGCTCGGTCTGGTGGCGATGGTGTTGGGGCTCATCCCGTACATCGGCAGCGTCATCACGGCGCTGTTGGTGAGCGTGACCACGCTGGCGTCGGTGGGCTCGAAGCGGGCGCTGCTCGCGCTGGCGCTGTTCATGATCTACCAGCAGTTCGAGGCCCACCTGCTCAGCCCCCTGGTGCAGCGGCGCGCCATCAAGATGAACCCGCTGCTCATCTCGCTGGTGGCGCTGGTGGGCGGCACCGTCGCGGGGCTCTTGGGCGTCATCCTCGCGGTGCCGGCGGCGGCGGCGGGGCAGGTGTTGCTCACGGAAGTACAGCGCGAGCGCCGCAAGATGTGGAAGCGGGAACGGCGCCAGGCGGCGGCTTTGCCTTCCGGACTGGGGAACGCGGACGAGGCACTGTTGGCGGGTCCACTCGCGCCGCCGCGAAGTGAAGCGCGGCGTGCACCCCCGGCCGACTCCGGGCATCCTGGGACGCCGCACTGA
- a CDS encoding TPM domain-containing protein: protein MVKTVLLTLLLPVLALSEVPAIVRPVTDPRGMLTSRETETVSKALVDLRAAKQVHMAVLLVDSTEGQPIEDYAAEVFRRWKGGAAGQNNGLLLVIARADRRSRLEVGYGLESWLTDGEATALLHAQGPLLREGRFELALLAIIAGVDAQVLAGTFEGGSATAPPWTSDESAGFLVALFITACVMARLLLQVQVAGFRGLRMLTMAALLVVLPAAALVSVGWSGPRSPLFILVAYGVLMGVFFGGWKLFEGLKTSLLGLVLLCMPMLVLAYSQVVKHDPVLDLAGLLRWLVLGSLFSLPVAMGSLLFWSVWLPERRGTWSGSSSGGGGSSSDWTVSSTSSSYDSSSSYDSSSSSSSDSSSSSSDWGGGGGDSGGGGGSDSW, encoded by the coding sequence ATGGTGAAGACCGTCCTGCTGACGTTGCTGTTGCCCGTGCTGGCCCTGTCCGAGGTCCCCGCCATCGTGCGGCCGGTGACGGATCCGCGAGGGATGCTGACCTCGCGCGAGACGGAGACGGTCTCCAAGGCCCTGGTGGACCTGCGCGCCGCGAAGCAGGTCCACATGGCGGTGCTGCTCGTGGACTCCACGGAGGGCCAGCCCATCGAGGACTACGCGGCGGAGGTCTTCCGTCGATGGAAGGGCGGTGCGGCGGGACAGAACAATGGCTTGCTGCTCGTCATCGCGCGTGCGGACCGCCGCTCGCGGCTGGAGGTGGGCTACGGGCTGGAGTCCTGGCTGACGGATGGCGAGGCGACGGCCCTGCTGCACGCGCAGGGGCCGCTCTTGCGCGAGGGCCGGTTCGAACTGGCGCTGCTCGCCATCATCGCGGGCGTGGACGCGCAGGTGCTCGCGGGGACCTTCGAGGGAGGCAGCGCCACGGCACCGCCCTGGACCTCGGACGAGTCGGCCGGGTTCCTCGTGGCGCTGTTCATCACGGCGTGCGTGATGGCGCGGCTGCTGCTCCAGGTCCAGGTCGCGGGCTTCCGGGGCTTGAGGATGCTCACGATGGCGGCGCTGCTGGTGGTGCTGCCGGCAGCGGCGCTCGTCTCCGTCGGGTGGTCCGGGCCCCGGTCCCCGCTGTTCATCCTCGTCGCGTATGGCGTGCTGATGGGGGTGTTCTTCGGCGGATGGAAGCTGTTCGAGGGGCTCAAGACATCGCTCTTGGGACTGGTGCTGCTCTGCATGCCCATGTTGGTCCTCGCCTACAGCCAGGTGGTGAAGCACGACCCTGTCCTCGACCTGGCGGGCCTCCTCCGCTGGCTGGTGCTCGGCTCGCTCTTCTCGCTTCCCGTGGCCATGGGCAGTCTTCTCTTCTGGAGCGTGTGGCTCCCGGAACGCCGCGGGACCTGGAGCGGCTCCAGTTCGGGAGGCGGTGGCTCATCGTCGGATTGGACCGTCAGCAGCACGTCCTCGAGCTACGACTCGTCGTCGAGCTACGACTCCTCGTCGTCCTCCAGCAGCGACTCGTCCAGCTCGTCCTCGGACTGGGGCGGAGGCGGCGGAGACTCTGGCGGAGGTGGTGGCAGCGACTCCTGGTAG
- a CDS encoding VOC family protein, with protein MRSFVKLLVTDAQASVRFYEGLGFERIASDPPILRLQWGGESDVYLVSPPSSLKLEGRKGMGVLVGFRAGSDGVDAVAAKAAALGAHVEGPTTQPWYTREIVVTDPDGYRLNFIEPA; from the coding sequence ATGCGGTCGTTCGTGAAGCTGCTGGTGACGGATGCGCAAGCGTCCGTGCGCTTCTATGAGGGCCTCGGCTTCGAACGCATCGCGTCGGACCCTCCCATCCTCCGCCTCCAGTGGGGCGGAGAGTCGGACGTGTACCTCGTGAGCCCTCCTTCAAGCCTGAAGCTGGAGGGACGAAAGGGCATGGGCGTGCTCGTGGGCTTCCGCGCGGGCTCGGACGGCGTGGACGCGGTGGCCGCGAAGGCGGCGGCGCTGGGCGCGCACGTGGAGGGCCCCACGACGCAGCCCTGGTACACCCGCGAAATCGTCGTCACGGACCCGGACGGCTACCGGCTCAACTTCATCGAACCCGCCTGA
- a CDS encoding vWA domain-containing protein — translation MGHEKPIEPFSDLHREGDRVRAVLLHDPTVEGLDMAIYMDASGSMREEYAYKAQQRTFLEWLRGAPMKEASNDVEPQVRWMLEYLATKDRNGLLRVAYWACGTNGRQVEPVGELKGTDVKQYKFPGAKQLGGFTYLEPALRDYVKYLEEQVKVGAKRGCAIIVTDGRLHDAEAVEKFSAEVAKKIASGRLPRINFVLVGVGDDIDEEQLEHIAHAEFPGVGHLWCHRIAKEITQVAELVAVLVDETMTVAAGGTIYDDKGTVLKTYEGRLPAVLEFEVPEDAKSFTLEVNGQRYTQPLPDEEHHDEDEDEDHH, via the coding sequence ATGGGACACGAGAAGCCGATCGAGCCGTTTTCGGACCTGCACCGCGAAGGGGACCGCGTGCGCGCGGTGCTGCTGCACGACCCCACGGTGGAGGGCCTGGACATGGCCATCTACATGGACGCTTCCGGCAGCATGCGCGAGGAGTACGCCTACAAGGCGCAGCAGCGCACCTTCCTGGAGTGGCTGCGCGGCGCGCCCATGAAGGAGGCCTCCAACGACGTGGAGCCGCAGGTGCGCTGGATGCTGGAGTATCTGGCCACCAAGGACCGCAACGGCCTTTTGCGCGTGGCCTACTGGGCCTGTGGCACCAACGGCCGCCAGGTGGAGCCCGTGGGTGAGCTCAAGGGCACCGACGTGAAGCAGTACAAGTTCCCCGGCGCGAAGCAGCTGGGCGGCTTCACGTACCTGGAGCCCGCGCTGCGCGACTACGTGAAGTACCTGGAGGAGCAGGTGAAGGTGGGCGCCAAGCGCGGCTGCGCCATCATCGTCACCGACGGCCGCCTCCACGACGCCGAAGCGGTGGAGAAGTTCTCCGCGGAGGTGGCGAAGAAGATCGCCTCCGGGCGCCTGCCGCGCATCAACTTCGTGCTGGTGGGCGTGGGCGACGACATCGACGAGGAGCAGCTGGAGCACATCGCCCACGCGGAGTTCCCGGGCGTGGGCCACCTCTGGTGCCACCGCATCGCGAAGGAGATCACCCAGGTCGCGGAGCTGGTCGCCGTGCTGGTGGACGAGACCATGACGGTCGCCGCCGGCGGCACCATCTACGACGACAAGGGCACGGTGCTGAAGACGTATGAGGGCCGCCTGCCCGCGGTGCTGGAGTTCGAGGTGCCCGAGGACGCGAAGAGCTTCACGCTGGAGGTGAACGGCCAGCGCTACACCCAGCCGCTCCCCGACGAAGAGCACCACGACGAGGACGAAGACGAGGACCACCACTGA